A window of Desulfuromonas soudanensis genomic DNA:
GGGAACTCTGGTTCGGCCACGGCTACATCCTCTGGAAGAATTCCCGGAATCTCCCCTATCTCCTCGATCCCGGCATGACAGGAGCCGGGGTGGCCGGCGTTCAGCGACTCCTGCAGGATGCCGGTATTTTCGACGGAGAGGTGAACGGAATTTTCGACAAGGAGACCGTTTCCGCCGTCACTGCCTTTCAGCGGCGGCGCGGCATTGCCCAGGACGGCCGGGTCGGCCCCCAGACCCTCCTCCTCCTCTACCAGGAGGCCCAGGACGGACAGACGCCCCGTCTGGGCGCGGCAAAACAAGGAGGGCGGCGATGAGCTCGATCCTCAAGGCATTGAAAAAGGTGGAGGCGGAAAAGGTCTCCCGTTCCGACGCTCCGGTCGATATCGCCCGGGATATCCTGCGCCACAGCGGCAGGCGTTCAGGGACTGGTTTTCGACTTCTTCTCCTGAGCATCGTTCCCCTTGTCGCGGCGGCGGGAGTTATTGTCCTTCTGCTGTCGGGAATCGGCGAAAAAACAGAGGGTCTCTCCCGCGCGACGTCTCCCTCTGGAGAGGAAATCATCAATCCTGGAGTCGAAGGTCTTGAAAACTCTTCAGCTGCCAGGGAAAACCCTCCGGAACAGTCCGCAGAAAGAAATGCCAATTCCGACGGGGACATACCCCATGAACCCTCAGTTATTTTCGAGGATTTTCGCTCCTCACCCGACGCAGCTCGACCGGAAAAAATAGCCCTCGATAAAATTCCGGCGCTGATCGTCACCGGGATCGCCTACCAGCAGGACAGGGAAGGGCGGCTTGCCGTGGTCAACGAACTCCCGGTGATGGAAGGGACCCTGATCGAGGGAGCGCGCATCGAAGAGATCCTCGAAGACCGGGTCCGCTTCGTCAAGGACGGCCGGACCTTTGAGGTCGGACTCGGCAATCCCGACTAGGAGCCTGAAGGCTCATGGATAGTCTGGCAGGCTCCTAGTGGAGCCCCCCCCGGTCGAGGCCGATCATCAGGTAATCGGCCTCATTGGCCGTCGCCGTTCCCTCCTCGATTCTTCCGGGAATTTCCGGGAGGAGAACACGCAGGTTCGTCTCTCCCAGGTCCCGCAGTTGCCTGGGAATTCCATAATGCCAGGCGTGGCCGCTGCCGGCCAGAACGACCACCAGATGCTCCGGGTGGGTGCCGAGAAAATTCATCAGCGTCCGGGCCATGGCCGTGTCCCAGAGGAGCTGGGCCTCGCAGAAATTCTCGAAGACCGCCCCCTTGTGGACATGGGCCCCGAGGGTGCGCTGGATGAAGCTGCGATAGGGCGGGTCGACGACGCAGCGCACCCCCGGCAGTTCCCCAAGCTGTTCGGGGGAAAGGGAGTCCATCCCCTTGCTTGCCACCTGCCCGGTGATCTTCCGTGAAAGATTGAGCCCCACCAGTTTCACGCCGTGCTCCCGGGCAAAGAGGAAAATCTCCCGGTAGACCGGCCACAGGCTCCAGTTTTCCTCGTAGTCCCTGAGAAACTCCTCTTCGCGACTCTCCCCTGCCACCCAGCGATCCAGCGCCTGCTGGCTGTCGCTGCGAAACATCTCCAGCCCCACTGCCAGCGTGACTCCTCTATTGTGCAAGGCCCTGATCACCTGCAACTGGGCCCGGTGATGGCCGGCATGGTCGTGCAATTCCCCCATGAACACCACGCGGGTCGTGCTCAGGTCCTTGAGCACCTCCGCAAAGCTTACGTATTTGCCTTCGTCCAGCTGGAGAATGTGAGCCTTCCCCGGTATGGGTGTGGCGAGCGCAAGCAGGCCGGCAAGCAGGATTGGGAAGAGGCGCTTCATGGCGAAATCTCCCGGATCAGGGGCGATCGTCCCGTCTCCCAGGTCCCCCGCAGGAGCATTCGGTCACCGACAAAAACAAGATAGCTGTCGTTGCCGTAATGGGGGATTTTTCTGGCATCACTCCCGACTTCAGGTCCCGCCTGGGGGAGATAGAAGGCCAGGGTGCGGGTGGGCTTTTGGGGGTCGGCAAGAGCGAAAAAGAGGGAGGCTTCGCTCTGGGAAAAAGACTGCCCATTGACGGTGAAGCCGCCTCTTTTTAGAGAAAGCTGGCGGGGGAGGGGAGGGAGAAGAGCCCTGTTCTTCGGAACGCCGAGGCAGAGAATATCGTGCCCCTGCAGGGTTGCCGCGGTCACCTCGTCTTCACCGTAGAGCGGGGACGATTCCTTACGCAAGGCGGCCAGAAGGGTGCGCCCTGCAACCAGAGCCTTCGGAGGAAGTCCGCTTGCCGTGACGACGACCAGGGAGCGGCTTCCGCGCAAGGCATTGACGGTTTTGGGGATTTCTTCGGGGGCCAGGCGGCGGAAGAGGTCGACCTCCGGATCGAGGAGAAGACGGCGGGGGGGAGCGCTGCTCCGCAGGGTGAAGGGGGTACGCTCGCCTGCGACGGCAACGGTCTCCTCCAGAAGTCCGTCGTCGGTTTCCAGACGCAGCAGGATGGCCAAATCATAAGCCGGAAGGCTCTGGACGATGGTTCCGGTCACCGTCCAGGAGCCGGAGGTTCGGATGATCTCGACCTCCTCCAAGCTCAGGGACGGCGCTCCGGGGACCTCGACCCACTGCCGGAAGAAGGGGCGCAGATCGACATGCCCGGTTGCGCTGAGGACCCGGGAAAAATCGTCCCAGCCGGCGCCTTGGAACATCCGGTCGGTCGCCAGGGTTTTCAGGCCTCCCCAGAACGCCCTGTCGCCGACCCTCTTGCGCGCCATGTGAAAGACCATGGCTCCCTTGCCGTAGCCGATCGCCTGGGTCGCCTTGCTGGTGCGGGAGACGAAGGCCGAAAGGGGGAAATCCTCCCCTGCGGGCACCAGGGTGGCATAATCCCGGAGAATTTTCTGCCGGTATTCTCGCCCCTCGGCGGCTGAAGAGCGCTCCTTGTATAAATG
This region includes:
- a CDS encoding general secretion pathway protein GspB, with product MSSILKALKKVEAEKVSRSDAPVDIARDILRHSGRRSGTGFRLLLLSIVPLVAAAGVIVLLLSGIGEKTEGLSRATSPSGEEIINPGVEGLENSSAARENPPEQSAERNANSDGDIPHEPSVIFEDFRSSPDAARPEKIALDKIPALIVTGIAYQQDREGRLAVVNELPVMEGTLIEGARIEEILEDRVRFVKDGRTFEVGLGNPD
- a CDS encoding ChaN family lipoprotein, which codes for MKRLFPILLAGLLALATPIPGKAHILQLDEGKYVSFAEVLKDLSTTRVVFMGELHDHAGHHRAQLQVIRALHNRGVTLAVGLEMFRSDSQQALDRWVAGESREEEFLRDYEENWSLWPVYREIFLFAREHGVKLVGLNLSRKITGQVASKGMDSLSPEQLGELPGVRCVVDPPYRSFIQRTLGAHVHKGAVFENFCEAQLLWDTAMARTLMNFLGTHPEHLVVVLAGSGHAWHYGIPRQLRDLGETNLRVLLPEIPGRIEEGTATANEADYLMIGLDRGGLH
- a CDS encoding M1 family metallopeptidase, coding for MNWPGLLIAAIVSCFLLPVPSALASPTIRHLDLRLLLAPEEGRVEGTAVMTIGPDGASQLILLMAPQARIERVELAGHPSFYDWHNGRLTLPLPAARRREEILVTVRYAATFGDAVPESPAHSEDPTYGVSASVGPRGTFLAEGSGWYPELPGSRFLLRLYLEAPEGIEGVTSGIRVERGTRDGRSFSLWQTTTPRTGATLVAGPYRLREEAAPGIPVSTYFYPEHAALSEVYLEAAKGYLKLYSDLFGPYPFPRFSVVENFFPTGYGFPGWTLLGSTVVPLPFIVETSLGHEIAHSWWGNGVRIDPSGGNWSEGLTTYLADHLYKERSSAAEGREYRQKILRDYATLVPAGEDFPLSAFVSRTSKATQAIGYGKGAMVFHMARKRVGDRAFWGGLKTLATDRMFQGAGWDDFSRVLSATGHVDLRPFFRQWVEVPGAPSLSLEEVEIIRTSGSWTVTGTIVQSLPAYDLAILLRLETDDGLLEETVAVAGERTPFTLRSSAPPRRLLLDPEVDLFRRLAPEEIPKTVNALRGSRSLVVVTASGLPPKALVAGRTLLAALRKESSPLYGEDEVTAATLQGHDILCLGVPKNRALLPPLPRQLSLKRGGFTVNGQSFSQSEASLFFALADPQKPTRTLAFYLPQAGPEVGSDARKIPHYGNDSYLVFVGDRMLLRGTWETGRSPLIREISP